In Arthrobacter alpinus, a single window of DNA contains:
- the hpaH gene encoding 2-oxo-hept-4-ene-1,7-dioate hydratase translates to MLDDETIARIADELVEAGRSRVPVPRLTARYPEMTVEDSYRVQALWRRRGEASGRVLGGHKIGLTSKAMQDATGITEPDYGIIFKDVILENGCTVAWKQYSHPRIEVELAFLLNDDLSGPDATIFDVLRATEYVVPALEILDSRIEMEGRTIVDTISDNAAMGAMVVGGTPVKPDALDLRWVSAILFKNQTIEETGVAAGVLNHPAQGVAWLANKIAPHGDSLRAGELILAGSFTRPMWVNEGDTVFADYGKLGTITCQFV, encoded by the coding sequence ATGCTTGACGACGAAACGATTGCACGCATAGCCGACGAACTCGTTGAGGCTGGGCGAAGCAGAGTTCCGGTGCCTCGGCTGACGGCGCGGTATCCAGAGATGACGGTGGAGGATTCCTACCGGGTGCAGGCGCTGTGGCGTCGGCGCGGTGAGGCGTCCGGGCGGGTGCTCGGTGGGCACAAGATCGGCCTGACTTCCAAGGCCATGCAGGACGCCACGGGTATCACGGAGCCGGACTACGGGATTATTTTCAAGGACGTGATTCTCGAAAACGGCTGCACTGTGGCCTGGAAGCAGTACTCGCATCCGCGGATCGAGGTGGAGCTGGCGTTCCTGCTTAATGACGATCTCAGCGGCCCGGATGCCACCATCTTCGATGTTTTGCGCGCCACGGAGTACGTGGTGCCGGCGCTGGAAATCCTGGATTCACGGATCGAGATGGAGGGCCGGACCATCGTGGACACCATCAGTGACAATGCCGCCATGGGCGCAATGGTGGTGGGTGGAACGCCCGTGAAGCCCGACGCCCTGGATCTGCGTTGGGTCTCGGCCATACTGTTCAAGAACCAAACGATCGAAGAGACCGGCGTCGCTGCGGGCGTGCTGAACCACCCGGCCCAGGGCGTGGCCTGGCTCGCCAACAAGATTGCTCCGCACGGCGACTCACTCAGAGCCGGCGAGCTCATCCTGGCGGGCTCCTTCACCCGCCCCATGTGGGTCAATGAAGGGGACACGGTTTTTGCGGACTACGGAAAGCTGGGGACCATCACATGTCAGTTCGTGTAA
- the hpaD gene encoding 3,4-dihydroxyphenylacetate 2,3-dioxygenase yields MTDFIPTPSVPAPDIVRSAYLELVVTDLARSRAFYVEVLGLHVTCEDETTIYLRSLEEFIHHNLVLRKGPVAAIAVAAFRVKSSAEVDAAEAYYKELGCRTERRREGFVKGIGDAVRVEDPLGFPYEFFYETTHVERLTQRYDLYTAGELVRLDHFNQVTPDVPRGRKYLEDLGFRVSEDIKDSAGMTYAVWMHRKQTVHDTALTGGDGPRMHHVAFATHEKHNIIQICDKMGALRISDRIERGPGRHGVSNAFYLYILDPDDHRIEIYTQDYYTGDPDNPTITWDVHDNQRRDWWGNPVVPSWYTEASLVLDLDGNPQPITVRTESSEMAVTVGADGFSYTREPGEERGFKMGNQL; encoded by the coding sequence TTGACAGACTTCATCCCCACCCCGAGCGTCCCGGCTCCGGACATTGTTCGCAGCGCCTACTTGGAACTGGTGGTCACCGACCTCGCCAGGTCACGCGCGTTCTACGTCGAGGTACTCGGGCTGCACGTGACCTGCGAGGACGAGACCACGATCTACCTGCGTTCCCTCGAGGAGTTTATCCATCACAACTTGGTGCTGCGCAAGGGACCCGTGGCCGCGATTGCCGTTGCCGCTTTTCGCGTGAAATCCTCCGCCGAAGTGGACGCCGCCGAAGCATATTACAAGGAGCTGGGATGCCGCACGGAGCGGCGCAGGGAAGGCTTCGTCAAGGGCATCGGCGACGCCGTCCGGGTGGAAGACCCGCTGGGCTTTCCCTACGAGTTCTTCTACGAAACCACGCACGTGGAGCGGCTCACCCAGCGGTATGACCTGTACACCGCCGGTGAACTGGTCCGCCTGGACCACTTCAACCAAGTCACCCCCGATGTGCCCCGCGGCCGCAAATATCTCGAGGATCTGGGCTTCCGCGTCTCAGAAGACATCAAGGACTCCGCCGGCATGACCTACGCAGTCTGGATGCACCGGAAGCAGACTGTTCACGACACCGCCCTGACCGGTGGTGACGGACCCCGCATGCACCACGTGGCTTTTGCCACCCACGAGAAGCACAACATCATCCAAATCTGCGACAAGATGGGTGCCCTGCGCATCTCCGACCGGATCGAACGCGGCCCGGGCCGCCACGGTGTTTCAAATGCCTTCTACCTGTACATCCTTGACCCGGACGACCACCGGATCGAGATCTACACGCAGGATTACTACACCGGGGACCCGGACAACCCCACCATCACCTGGGACGTCCATGACAACCAACGCCGCGACTGGTGGGGCAACCCCGTAGTCCCGTCCTGGTACACCGAAGCCTCCCTGGTCCTGGACCTGGACGGCAACCCGCAGCCCATCACTGTGCGCACCGAATCCTCCGAAATGGCTGTCACGGTGGGCGCCGATGGGTTTTCCTACACCCGAGAACCCGGCGAGGAACGGGGCTTCAAAATGGGCAACCAACTTTAG